A portion of the Pedobacter cryoconitis genome contains these proteins:
- a CDS encoding flavin reductase family protein — MINKKEDIPVFLTIQPKVLYFGTPVALITSIDKNAKTNIGPISSLWALGYNLVIGLGCDSKTYQNIIEIKECVVNLPSADLFENIEKISNLTGLNPVPANKSGKYRYEEDKFSAGNFQPMAAEVVTPPAIASCPIQLECVLQNHYIVESTIDFIPLIASVHMKVVNVRVHENLVINQDYIDPSKWSPLIYNFRHYYALGEKVGKNFRADV; from the coding sequence ATGATAAACAAGAAAGAAGATATACCTGTATTTTTAACTATACAACCTAAAGTACTCTATTTTGGTACACCAGTAGCATTAATTACTTCTATTGATAAAAATGCTAAGACGAATATAGGCCCCATATCTTCTTTATGGGCATTGGGTTATAATTTAGTGATCGGGCTTGGATGCGATAGTAAGACTTATCAGAATATTATTGAGATCAAAGAATGTGTTGTCAATTTACCATCTGCCGATCTATTTGAAAATATTGAAAAAATATCAAATTTAACAGGATTGAATCCAGTACCGGCAAATAAGAGCGGAAAATATAGATATGAAGAAGATAAATTTTCAGCGGGAAATTTTCAGCCCATGGCTGCTGAAGTGGTTACTCCGCCTGCTATCGCTAGTTGTCCCATACAATTAGAATGTGTTTTGCAAAATCATTATATCGTAGAGTCTACTATAGATTTTATTCCTTTAATTGCTAGTGTCCACATGAAAGTGGTTAATGTTAGGGTACATGAAAATTTAGTAATCAACCAGGACTATATTGATCCATCAAAATGGTCACCGCTTATTTATAATTTTAGACACTATTACGCACTCGGTGAAAAAGTGGGTAAAAATTTTAGGGCAGATGTATAA
- a CDS encoding OPT family oligopeptide transporter, whose amino-acid sequence MIKEEFKPFTPAESNVAEFTIKSILLGCIAGIIFGAATVYLALKAGLTVSASIPIAVLAITLGKKFFKTTILENNIIQTTGSAGESIAAGVVFTLPGFLFLSTDIGGQSSGEAFFNYMTILILAILGGVLGTMMMIPLRRSLIVKEHDTLPYPEGTACASVLKAGERGGSFACTAFWGLGFAMIYALLQKVFHVISEAPTWVTTQANKFLPSAQVSGEITPEYMGVGYIIGPKIAGVLVAGGVLAWLGLIPLLATLIDPALAAHQLVKLGLLADITKAGGSVGWNPATQTFSDYPLAIYQAYVKQIGAGAVAAGGFITLLKTIPTIISSFKDSLGSIKEGKTVAETKRTDRDLSLKVVGVGSLALIILVAVLPQIPSNGILSNLLIGVLVVLFGAFFVTVSSRIVGLIGSSNNPISGMTIATIMGTCLVFIAVGWTGKVYEPMALVVGGMICIAAANAGATSQDLKTGYIIGATPRYQQIALFIGVIVSSIVIGLTVRILDTPTPEMLAQGIKHAIGTELYSAPQATLMATLIKGMLSFNLDWQYVLVGVFIAITIELCGINSLSFAVGAYLPLSTTLPIFVGGAIKGIVDWKERKKVKTPEEEELGPGNLFATGLVAGGALAGVVVAILMVIPSVRSNLSKVDVQPLFTRWFGAGGYELLGVLIFLFMGFVLYNISKKKNEAEDIVK is encoded by the coding sequence ATGATTAAAGAAGAATTTAAGCCTTTCACACCTGCAGAAAGTAATGTAGCAGAATTTACAATCAAGTCCATCTTACTGGGATGTATTGCCGGGATCATATTTGGTGCTGCCACCGTTTATCTCGCTTTAAAAGCAGGATTAACCGTCTCAGCATCAATTCCTATAGCTGTACTGGCTATCACGCTGGGCAAGAAATTTTTTAAAACAACTATCCTGGAAAACAACATTATTCAGACTACAGGGTCTGCTGGTGAATCCATCGCTGCCGGTGTTGTATTTACCCTTCCGGGATTTTTATTCCTGAGTACAGATATTGGCGGACAAAGTTCAGGAGAAGCATTTTTCAATTATATGACGATTCTGATTCTCGCTATCCTTGGGGGAGTTTTAGGAACGATGATGATGATCCCATTAAGAAGGTCATTAATCGTCAAAGAACACGACACACTACCTTATCCTGAAGGAACAGCCTGTGCATCAGTATTGAAAGCCGGAGAAAGAGGTGGATCATTTGCATGTACAGCTTTTTGGGGCTTAGGTTTTGCCATGATTTATGCATTGCTGCAGAAAGTTTTCCATGTGATTTCTGAAGCGCCAACCTGGGTAACGACACAAGCTAACAAATTTCTCCCTTCCGCACAGGTTAGCGGAGAGATCACACCAGAGTATATGGGTGTTGGTTATATTATCGGGCCAAAAATTGCCGGAGTACTGGTAGCTGGTGGTGTTCTTGCCTGGCTTGGACTTATTCCTTTACTTGCCACATTAATTGATCCTGCATTAGCAGCACATCAATTGGTAAAGCTTGGCTTACTTGCAGATATTACTAAAGCAGGTGGTTCTGTAGGCTGGAATCCTGCGACACAAACGTTTTCAGATTATCCATTAGCAATTTATCAGGCTTATGTGAAACAAATTGGTGCAGGCGCTGTAGCTGCCGGAGGATTTATCACTTTATTAAAAACAATCCCTACCATTATATCTTCATTCAAAGATAGTCTGGGTTCTATTAAGGAAGGAAAAACAGTAGCAGAAACTAAAAGAACAGATCGTGACCTTTCTCTGAAAGTTGTTGGTGTAGGAAGTTTAGCATTGATTATTCTTGTGGCTGTATTACCACAAATTCCAAGTAACGGGATTTTAAGCAATTTATTGATTGGCGTACTCGTAGTATTATTTGGTGCATTCTTCGTGACAGTATCCAGTCGTATTGTTGGTTTAATCGGATCAAGTAACAACCCTATTTCGGGTATGACGATTGCAACTATCATGGGGACCTGTCTTGTTTTCATTGCAGTTGGATGGACTGGTAAGGTCTATGAGCCAATGGCATTGGTTGTGGGTGGTATGATTTGTATTGCAGCAGCTAACGCGGGTGCAACCTCTCAGGATCTTAAAACGGGTTACATTATTGGTGCTACACCAAGATATCAGCAGATCGCCTTATTTATAGGTGTAATCGTGTCTTCTATTGTCATTGGACTGACTGTTCGTATTCTAGACACCCCTACTCCAGAAATGCTTGCACAAGGTATTAAACATGCCATTGGTACTGAACTATATTCTGCTCCACAAGCTACTTTGATGGCAACGCTGATTAAAGGGATGCTTTCTTTTAACCTGGATTGGCAATATGTGCTGGTTGGTGTATTTATCGCGATTACTATCGAGTTATGTGGTATCAATTCCTTATCATTTGCGGTAGGCGCTTATTTACCTTTATCTACTACTTTACCAATTTTTGTGGGTGGTGCAATCAAAGGAATTGTAGACTGGAAAGAACGCAAAAAAGTGAAAACTCCGGAAGAAGAAGAATTAGGCCCTGGAAATCTTTTTGCAACGGGGCTTGTTGCTGGTGGTGCACTGGCAGGAGTTGTCGTCGCAATTCTGATGGTAATCCCTTCTGTACGAAGCAATCTGAGCAAAGTAGATGTTCAGCCATTATTTACCCGCTGGTTTGGTGCTGGTGGTTATGAATTGCTGGGTGTATTGATCTTCCTTTTCATGGGATTTGTATTGTATAACATTTCAAAAAAGAAAAACGAAGCTGAAGACATCGTAAAATAG
- a CDS encoding transposase: MLSSYQELLRLLLPDFILENFELKSARKEHDILHIALEEVNSIPVAFEKDKLESKGFFPTITVQDFPMRGHQVFFHIKRRRWLNDTTGKVAYRDWSLVAKGTRMTGEFAAFLKQLSQYRPE, encoded by the coding sequence ATGTTATCAAGTTACCAAGAGCTCCTACGTTTATTATTACCCGATTTTATATTAGAGAATTTTGAGTTGAAATCTGCTCGTAAAGAGCATGATATTTTACATATTGCTCTGGAAGAGGTGAATTCTATTCCAGTGGCATTTGAAAAGGATAAACTGGAGTCCAAAGGTTTCTTTCCTACCATCACCGTCCAGGATTTCCCCATGCGCGGACATCAGGTCTTTTTTCATATCAAACGACGCAGATGGCTGAACGATACCACAGGAAAAGTGGCTTACCGAGACTGGAGCCTGGTTGCTAAGGGAACGCGAATGACAGGGGAATTCGCGGCTTTTTTAAAACAACTCAGTCAGTACCGCCCCGAATGA
- a CDS encoding ABC1 kinase family protein, with protein sequence MMENQKRKLKRTASLVKILAKYGFEELLNNTSSEASLKDSSLSVYERIRMALEELGPTYVKFGQAFSSREDLLPKEMIVELQKLQDKVESRPMDVRELLKTDLGIDPDEFFTSIAEEPFASASISQVYKAELKNGQSVILKIKRPGIREVVASDMLIMKDIAGFLTSYSEVFRRINLVEVLEAFEKSIFQELSFLNELANIERFSRNFKGNEAIYLAGAYPELSNDSILCMEFIAGAKITDKEAIISMGLSPEKITHTGLDLYLIQVLEHGFFHADPHPGNLLVMQSGKIAFIDFGSMGSMMPTEKVMLEDFVSYFMAEDARRLIATMKKMAIRFNVADESKLERDIHEFFNLLDGVSLEQMDIKEVLTKFSAILNNNEILMPDHLYLLVRGIVLIEGIGRALVPDLNILDGLRPYILKIALKRLSPEELKKSGLKLLRTLTEALKTMPDDVQSIISKLNNGDLKVVQEVKGLPALKTMVERSLSNLSLSVFLSGLLITSAILILADKPPKFNGIPILALSGLVISLLIGIVILVQAIFKRK encoded by the coding sequence ATGATGGAAAATCAAAAAAGAAAACTCAAAAGAACGGCATCACTCGTTAAAATATTGGCGAAGTATGGGTTTGAGGAACTATTAAATAATACAAGCAGTGAGGCTAGTTTGAAGGATTCATCGCTGAGTGTTTATGAACGCATCAGGATGGCTTTGGAAGAGTTGGGGCCAACCTATGTAAAATTTGGACAAGCTTTTAGCAGCAGAGAGGATTTGTTGCCTAAAGAAATGATTGTGGAATTACAGAAGCTGCAGGATAAAGTGGAATCCAGACCGATGGATGTGAGGGAATTGCTCAAAACTGATCTGGGCATTGATCCTGACGAGTTCTTTACCTCTATTGCGGAAGAGCCTTTTGCTTCTGCTTCTATATCACAGGTTTATAAAGCAGAATTAAAGAATGGCCAGTCTGTAATTCTGAAAATTAAACGTCCGGGGATACGTGAAGTTGTCGCCTCAGACATGTTGATTATGAAAGATATTGCCGGATTCTTGACCAGTTATAGTGAGGTGTTCCGCAGGATTAATCTGGTTGAGGTATTGGAGGCATTTGAGAAGTCTATTTTTCAGGAACTTTCTTTTCTGAATGAACTGGCTAATATTGAGCGCTTTTCCAGAAATTTTAAAGGTAATGAAGCGATTTACCTGGCGGGCGCTTATCCTGAACTATCTAATGATAGTATTTTGTGCATGGAATTTATAGCAGGAGCTAAAATAACAGACAAAGAAGCTATCATTTCAATGGGATTGAGTCCGGAGAAAATTACGCATACTGGTCTTGATCTTTATTTGATACAGGTATTGGAACATGGATTCTTTCATGCAGATCCACATCCTGGAAATTTGCTGGTGATGCAAAGCGGTAAGATTGCTTTTATAGATTTTGGTTCTATGGGCAGTATGATGCCTACAGAAAAGGTGATGCTGGAAGATTTTGTTTCTTATTTTATGGCAGAGGATGCCAGAAGATTAATCGCCACCATGAAAAAAATGGCAATACGTTTCAATGTGGCAGATGAAAGTAAACTGGAAAGGGACATCCATGAGTTTTTTAATTTGCTGGATGGGGTTTCTCTGGAACAAATGGACATTAAAGAAGTGCTGACTAAGTTTTCTGCGATTCTGAATAACAATGAAATACTGATGCCTGATCATCTTTACCTCTTGGTTCGCGGGATTGTATTAATTGAAGGGATTGGCAGAGCACTGGTACCGGACTTGAATATTCTGGATGGTTTACGCCCCTATATATTAAAGATTGCATTGAAGAGACTTAGTCCTGAGGAATTGAAGAAGAGTGGTTTAAAACTTTTAAGGACACTTACGGAGGCCTTGAAAACTATGCCCGACGATGTTCAGTCCATTATTAGCAAGCTGAATAATGGAGATTTAAAGGTTGTACAGGAAGTGAAGGGCTTGCCTGCGCTTAAAACAATGGTGGAACGTAGTCTGTCCAACCTCAGTTTGAGTGTCTTTCTGTCGGGATTATTGATCACTTCTGCTATCCTGATTTTGGCGGATAAACCGCCTAAATTTAATGGGATACCAATTTTAGCTTTATCGGGATTGGTGATCAGTCTTCTGATTGGAATAGTTATCCTGGTGCAGGCAATTTTCAAAAGAAAATAA
- a CDS encoding transposase produces MGNFYGVKGRNLGRQYKDFLSGFKSWDQKEHASKWLLYPDNLGTQLSIDETSVSHGELYTIVTNKAARGKKGAIVAIVAGVKAETVIEVLRKIPLNKRRKVKEITLDMAGNMELIAKRAFPVAVRVTDRFHVQQLATEALQEMRIKHRWAALDAENEAIEKAKKGNYDFQSSFLPNGDTLKQLLARSRYVLYKRAKHWTQSQKERADLLFERYPDLKQAYDLSMNLSNIFEKTTDKVYGLARLARWHEKVRQAGFKAFNTISRTIENHYQTILNYFDNRSTNASAESFNAKLKAFRSQFRGVRNIDFFLFRLSRIYA; encoded by the coding sequence ATCGGGAACTTTTATGGAGTAAAAGGCAGAAATCTTGGGCGTCAGTACAAGGATTTTTTAAGTGGTTTTAAGAGTTGGGATCAAAAAGAACATGCCAGTAAATGGTTGCTTTATCCAGACAATCTGGGTACACAACTTTCCATAGATGAGACCAGCGTGTCCCATGGCGAGCTTTATACCATTGTCACTAATAAAGCTGCCAGAGGTAAAAAAGGGGCAATTGTAGCAATTGTTGCAGGTGTAAAAGCAGAAACTGTCATTGAAGTGCTTAGAAAAATTCCATTGAATAAAAGGCGGAAGGTGAAAGAAATTACGTTGGATATGGCTGGTAATATGGAACTGATTGCCAAAAGAGCATTTCCTGTTGCGGTCAGGGTAACCGACAGGTTTCATGTACAGCAACTGGCCACAGAAGCCTTGCAGGAAATGCGAATCAAGCACCGATGGGCAGCATTAGATGCCGAAAATGAAGCGATAGAAAAGGCGAAAAAAGGGAACTATGATTTCCAGTCCAGCTTTCTCCCTAATGGGGATACCCTCAAGCAATTACTGGCCAGAAGCAGATACGTTTTGTATAAACGTGCTAAACATTGGACTCAAAGTCAAAAAGAAAGAGCAGATCTGTTATTTGAGCGTTATCCGGATCTGAAGCAGGCCTATGATTTAAGTATGAACCTCAGCAATATCTTTGAAAAAACTACCGATAAAGTGTATGGTTTGGCCAGGCTGGCCAGATGGCACGAAAAGGTAAGGCAAGCGGGATTTAAAGCTTTTAATACCATTTCAAGAACCATTGAAAATCACTATCAAACGATCTTGAATTATTTCGACAACAGATCTACCAATGCTTCTGCGGAATCTTTTAATGCCAAACTCAAAGCTTTTAGATCCCAATTCAGGGGGGTGAGAAATATCGATTTTTTCTTGTTCAGACTATCTCGGATTTACGCCTAA
- a CDS encoding alpha/beta fold hydrolase, producing the protein MKTNFKCPKPTCSKNENCSKMHIKRKYLSMIALLMGFVLICSCKKDHNIKESAPSNSGSSATAQILDTIINTGTFKLHFRIAKGKGVPIVFEAGAGDDGSVWKSLIDPLHNSTGAPLITYDRVGFGKSPLDTVGLNINNEINSLGIALNKLGYSENYFLVGHSFGGAYTITFADKNQGKVKGGVMIDITAPNFMTEEFTNALVNSFGSKLDEAKISNPGQYYQWINYKASITQLHASASSLIIPLTVICAEQSPLTGDDNLAWRAGQKAFAAQRPNRKFVLAVNTTHYVFWDNPKLVIDQITTQYKADCL; encoded by the coding sequence ATGAAAACAAATTTCAAGTGTCCGAAGCCGACCTGCTCAAAAAATGAAAATTGCAGTAAAATGCATATCAAACGCAAATATTTATCAATGATTGCACTTTTGATGGGCTTTGTATTAATTTGTAGTTGCAAGAAAGATCATAATATTAAGGAATCCGCTCCAAGTAATTCCGGTTCTTCCGCAACTGCCCAAATTCTCGATACAATAATTAATACTGGAACCTTCAAGCTACACTTCCGGATTGCCAAAGGAAAAGGAGTGCCGATTGTTTTCGAAGCCGGAGCAGGCGATGATGGTTCGGTATGGAAATCATTAATTGATCCATTACATAATTCAACCGGTGCGCCCCTGATTACCTATGATAGAGTAGGATTTGGCAAAAGTCCTTTGGATACCGTTGGATTAAATATTAATAATGAAATCAATAGCTTAGGTATTGCACTGAATAAGTTGGGATATAGCGAGAATTATTTCCTGGTAGGTCATTCATTTGGTGGTGCGTATACAATAACATTTGCAGACAAAAATCAGGGTAAAGTAAAAGGCGGAGTAATGATCGATATTACAGCACCAAATTTTATGACAGAAGAATTCACAAATGCTTTGGTAAATTCTTTTGGATCAAAGCTTGATGAGGCAAAGATATCAAACCCCGGACAATATTACCAGTGGATAAATTATAAAGCGTCTATAACGCAGCTGCATGCTTCAGCAAGTAGTCTAATAATCCCATTAACTGTTATCTGTGCTGAGCAGAGTCCATTAACAGGAGATGATAATCTTGCTTGGCGAGCAGGTCAAAAAGCTTTTGCTGCACAGCGGCCGAATCGAAAATTTGTACTAGCTGTAAATACTACTCATTATGTTTTTTGGGATAATCCTAAATTGGTAATCGATCAGATTACTACCCAATATAAAGCAGATTGCTTATAA
- a CDS encoding carboxylesterase/lipase family protein, translating into MKKSTTSRVLLLILCLPFVAFCQNDPISAGSNIAITSTGSGKVKGYIHNNIFTFKGIPYAKSDRFTTPEKPTPWSDVRSSMTYGPVCPTSPTTTVNDPFEFAFHHDLGYSNEHCQTLNVWTQKLNDGKKRPVMVWLHGGGFTDGSSIELPSYDGENLAKKGDVVLVSINHRLNVLGFLDLSAYGDKYKNSGNAGLADIVAALQWVKENIAQFGGDPDNVTIFGQSGGGGKVTCMMNTPKAKGLFQKAIVESGSYITSFNEKSVSQRVAAALLEELHLKPSQVDSLQKIPYTILNEASKKALRKISMEMRKAGKAGDGGWNAVLNEDFFPNQPTDPAAMELSKNIPLLVGTTKNEFNVFAPSQENQSMEDLKAGLQKRYGDKTDAYMAAVKAAYPSTSKPSGYTDIDLSFRPMAIKQADMKSGLADAAPVYMYLFTWQSPVNNGLYKAMHCMDIAFQFDNIARCQEMTGGGKDAVILAGKMSSAWINFAKTGNPNAAGLPKWPVYTSATGATMLFNTQCEVRNHPDAELLKIASSVKPAGGM; encoded by the coding sequence ATGAAAAAATCTACAACTAGCCGGGTGCTGCTGCTTATCCTATGTTTACCATTTGTGGCATTTTGCCAGAATGACCCTATTTCAGCGGGATCCAACATCGCTATAACTTCAACCGGAAGCGGTAAAGTAAAAGGATATATTCATAATAACATCTTTACTTTTAAAGGAATACCTTACGCTAAATCAGATCGTTTTACCACACCTGAAAAGCCAACACCCTGGTCTGATGTGCGCAGCTCTATGACCTATGGCCCAGTTTGTCCTACGTCACCCACTACCACAGTGAATGATCCCTTTGAATTTGCCTTCCATCACGATTTGGGCTACTCCAACGAGCATTGCCAGACACTGAACGTATGGACGCAAAAATTAAACGATGGCAAAAAGCGCCCGGTGATGGTTTGGCTGCACGGAGGCGGTTTTACAGATGGCTCATCAATCGAACTGCCATCTTATGACGGCGAAAACCTGGCAAAAAAAGGCGATGTAGTATTAGTTTCCATTAATCACCGCTTAAATGTGCTGGGTTTTCTTGACCTCTCCGCCTATGGCGATAAATATAAAAATTCTGGAAACGCTGGGTTAGCTGACATTGTTGCTGCCTTACAATGGGTAAAAGAAAATATCGCGCAATTTGGCGGCGACCCTGATAACGTTACAATCTTTGGACAGTCTGGTGGTGGTGGCAAAGTTACCTGTATGATGAATACGCCAAAGGCTAAAGGCTTATTCCAAAAAGCTATAGTAGAAAGTGGTAGTTATATCACTTCATTCAATGAAAAATCAGTTTCGCAGAGAGTTGCAGCAGCTTTATTGGAGGAATTGCATTTAAAACCGTCCCAGGTTGATTCGTTGCAAAAAATCCCTTATACTATCTTGAATGAAGCTAGCAAAAAAGCACTCAGAAAAATTTCAATGGAGATGAGGAAAGCAGGAAAAGCAGGTGACGGAGGATGGAATGCGGTCTTAAACGAAGACTTTTTCCCTAATCAGCCAACCGATCCCGCGGCAATGGAGTTATCTAAAAACATACCTTTATTAGTTGGCACTACAAAAAATGAATTTAACGTATTTGCTCCATCGCAAGAAAACCAGAGCATGGAAGACCTTAAAGCCGGCCTGCAAAAAAGATACGGAGATAAAACGGATGCTTACATGGCAGCGGTAAAAGCTGCTTATCCTTCCACCAGCAAGCCGTCAGGATACACAGATATTGATCTTAGTTTCAGGCCGATGGCTATCAAGCAGGCCGATATGAAATCGGGGCTGGCAGATGCTGCACCGGTGTATATGTATTTGTTTACCTGGCAATCGCCTGTAAACAATGGGTTATATAAAGCGATGCATTGTATGGACATCGCTTTCCAGTTTGATAATATTGCGCGTTGCCAGGAAATGACAGGTGGAGGAAAAGATGCCGTTATATTAGCAGGAAAGATGAGCAGTGCCTGGATCAACTTTGCTAAAACCGGAAACCCAAATGCTGCTGGCTTACCAAAATGGCCCGTTTACACATCCGCAACTGGCGCTACGATGCTATTTAATACACAATGCGAAGTGCGTAACCACCCTGATGCAGAATTATTAAAGATTGCAAGTTCGGTTAAACCTGCTGGCGGCATGTAA
- a CDS encoding TetR/AcrR family transcriptional regulator, translating into MRPKNLEKEEAIRTIALQIIAEEGLENLSMQKLAKAANVSPRTIYIKYENKEDLLITLFIEDVLGAYEKAVLENFNPDVDFNQGVKKIWLNTFHYLKENRNSFALLQYGKSSPLLNKAFQKANIKQGHFFAPIHDFLQLNVAKNIIRDFPHDVHRAMLFSPLLDLVNEYFNYKERPEQIITEEIILECCEAVIKGMLK; encoded by the coding sequence ATGAGACCAAAGAATTTAGAGAAAGAGGAAGCAATCCGTACAATAGCCCTGCAGATAATTGCAGAGGAAGGGCTGGAGAACCTGAGCATGCAGAAATTAGCGAAAGCCGCTAATGTTTCTCCGCGCACCATTTATATCAAATACGAAAATAAGGAAGATTTGCTGATTACGCTTTTTATTGAAGATGTATTAGGAGCTTATGAAAAAGCTGTGCTGGAAAACTTTAATCCTGACGTGGATTTTAACCAGGGGGTTAAAAAGATCTGGCTCAACACTTTTCATTATCTGAAAGAGAACAGAAACTCATTTGCTTTACTTCAGTATGGTAAGTCATCGCCTTTGCTAAATAAAGCTTTCCAAAAGGCAAATATTAAACAAGGTCATTTCTTTGCACCCATACACGATTTTTTGCAATTGAATGTTGCTAAAAATATCATCAGAGATTTCCCGCATGATGTACACCGCGCTATGTTATTTTCCCCGCTTTTAGATCTGGTCAATGAATACTTTAATTATAAAGAGCGGCCTGAACAAATTATTACAGAGGAAATAATTCTGGAATGCTGTGAGGCCGTGATTAAAGGAATGCTTAAATAA
- a CDS encoding FAD-dependent oxidoreductase, translating to MNTIENKKIAIVGAGPGGLTLARILQSRGANVKVYERDANSEARPKGATLDLHYESGLKAIDEAGLMEEFKANYRPGADKLRLTDQHANIIFDDQGNKEAAEAPETFRPEIDRGPLQQILLDSLLPETVVWGSHFISLSPQGEGWDLEFQNGNAVYADLVIAADGANSKIRPYLTPIKALYSGVTVVEGAVYHSEIACPEIHALLNGGKIFAMGNERSLIVSSKGDGSLVFYTGVNTNEEWSRECGIDFSDKYQVIDWFKKEYEGWDKVWLELFENASSGFIPRPQYYMPLDQNWETLPNLTMLGDAAHLMPPYAGEGVNMAMLDALELSNCLTNDNFTTIKSAIAAYEENMRLRAVEVTEATLESTAAIHSPNAISYLINIIS from the coding sequence ATGAATACGATTGAAAACAAAAAGATTGCAATAGTTGGAGCTGGCCCGGGTGGATTAACATTGGCCAGGATCTTACAAAGCAGAGGTGCAAATGTCAAAGTATATGAAAGGGATGCTAATAGTGAGGCAAGGCCGAAAGGAGCGACTTTAGATTTGCATTATGAATCTGGTTTAAAGGCTATTGATGAGGCTGGATTAATGGAAGAGTTTAAGGCTAATTACCGTCCGGGTGCAGATAAATTACGGCTGACAGATCAGCATGCCAATATTATATTTGACGATCAGGGAAATAAAGAAGCAGCAGAGGCACCAGAAACATTCCGTCCTGAAATTGACCGTGGGCCTTTACAACAAATTTTACTGGACTCCTTATTACCGGAAACTGTTGTGTGGGGCAGCCATTTTATTTCGCTTTCCCCACAGGGAGAAGGTTGGGACCTGGAATTTCAAAATGGCAACGCTGTCTACGCAGATCTGGTAATTGCTGCGGATGGTGCAAATTCGAAAATCCGTCCTTATTTAACACCAATCAAGGCGCTGTATTCGGGAGTTACGGTTGTGGAAGGAGCAGTGTATCATAGTGAAATTGCGTGCCCTGAAATACATGCGCTATTAAATGGCGGAAAGATATTTGCCATGGGAAACGAAAGATCTCTGATTGTAAGTTCTAAGGGAGACGGTAGCCTGGTTTTTTATACGGGTGTGAATACAAACGAGGAATGGAGCCGGGAATGCGGCATTGATTTTTCTGATAAATATCAGGTAATAGATTGGTTTAAAAAAGAATATGAAGGTTGGGATAAAGTATGGCTTGAATTATTTGAAAACGCAAGTTCAGGATTTATACCGCGTCCGCAGTACTATATGCCGCTGGATCAGAATTGGGAAACTTTACCTAATTTGACTATGTTGGGAGATGCGGCGCATTTGATGCCTCCTTATGCAGGTGAAGGTGTGAATATGGCGATGCTTGATGCCCTGGAGCTGAGTAACTGTCTGACTAATGATAATTTTACAACTATCAAATCTGCAATTGCTGCTTATGAAGAAAACATGCGTTTAAGAGCTGTAGAAGTCACTGAAGCAACATTAGAATCAACGGCTGCCATACATTCTCCGAATGCTATTTCTTATTTAATTAATATTATTAGCTAA